The DNA region GATACTGATTCGCAGTCTGgtaatttaatatcaacaatAAATGGTTTTAAAGTTGCTAATCCATTTAACGTTGATCTCAAATTAGTTGCAGATATGTTAAAAGGAAAAACGGCCGTTGATGATAGTCAGATGACATCATTTCGCGAAATGAATAAGCCTTTACCTATGAAACTGGATATTTCGCAATTACAGGAACTTCTTCAGCTCAAAAACAATCATAACGCTATTGCCCTTAATAATGGTCTTAATTCATTTAGTAATTCCTTTTTTGACGTTTATAATAGTGGGCGACCTCCTTACCAAGGTGTCAAATATTCACGAAGCGAAGAAGAACCAGAAAACATTCCAATAGCAGACTCTTCGAATAATCACCCAATAGGAGCAGTTATAGAACAAGACGATGTAGTTGCTGGAGAAATAATATCTGATGGTTCTGAATCGGCAGAGGATAGTAATTCATCGAATTCAGACGACGATAGACCAAAAAATGCCCTAATTAGCTCTGGTCATAGAGGTTCAGGAGACAGACATAGGCAGATGAGTACATACTCTAGTCGTTATTCCTATAAACGGAAATATCCTAAGTCAGAATTTGAGGAACCGTACCCACTTCTTAAGCCCCCTCCTCCTCACTCTTCACGCCATCGCCAAGTACAGAAAGTGGAAAAAAGCCGACGACGAAGAGTGATAAAACCTAAAATGCTAAGAGTTTTTAAAACTGAACCTTTATATGAAGCTGGTACTTCTATAGAAGATGATATAAAGACGACACATTTAAAACATGTGCATGTCATGGCAGAGGATAAATCAGATACATTAAATGAAGAAGAGACAGtctaattctttatttatattataagattttctAAAAAACTATCGACTTTGTCTGTATTTCTATTgtctttaatatgaatattctaACTCATATTTacgttttactaaaataatgatTAGGACTTGAAGTTTTGTACCAAATTTCAGTAAACATGAATTGaaagaaatgttttataataaatagtagtgcaaatctataaaatgtttttataaagttatcactgttatataattgcattttttttttacttaaacaaaaaaatgtaaagcattttaatatacatattgttaatttaaatagctATTTGGtgctacaaatataatattagcaatTCATAATGGCATTTATTGTTTATCGACGcggttttttaatgtaaataagtaGAACGTAAGTttaggtataataaatttattaaaaaaaaatgaatgttaattttaccataatgtaaataaatatttaaaatgattaatgtataaaatatattttaattgttattgtgatgaattaaattgttatacgttaattttatattaagtcgttattaatattaaaaatatgaaatcactataagctattttattataatttaatcaatctaAACAACAATTAATCATACTTCAAAATATCAGTCTTAgtagaataattaattcaattaatacaCATATACTTTCCCATATATCACGCAAGATATTAATCGTTAGCTAATAGCTGCGCTCGCGCAGGCTGAAAAACATGACAGCACGACGTTCATCATTTTCtcttgtatatatttcttagaTTTCACTTAATTCTAATGGtcaattataaagattaatactCCTAAGATCATTGTTACGTCATTTGAacgtaacaaatattttgtgatgacaatatttaaaattaactatatattatcgAGATTTAAGTATAAAAGCTACAAGCATTCAATAGGTAtgttttgatgattattttatttatatatagcgcTAGCTAGAGTTTAGAGCAATGTTAGAGTAATATCaacggattttttttacttaatacactAAACATCAGGTCCCACAACCCGTGTGCTTGTAATTACCACTTGATCACTTCTCACTAAATCGAAAgacagtaatataaataaatagcgaTATAAGAAGGGGTACTAGTaatgtataaaagtataaatatactttattactttattattggtATTAAAGGGTTGTTTGCACTGAAGTAAAACCGtgattcatatattttgtaatacttgTTACTGTTTACTCAATCACATCTTAGAGTATATCAACATGCTATGTATCGTCTCGCTTTCTTAATGCATGTACTACAGTTGAATGCGTTAACCACTTAAGATATTTGCTTTTGTTTAGACAGATAATTTATGAATCTGTCTGAAAACTATATATTAAGACGTTGTGAAAAGTGAATCAGTATCTTAGAAAATTTTGaacaagtataaattaattcaattacgtACTACGCACTAGCCTCGCTGTGCTAGTGGATCTAGGGACAATAAATTTAGGATATGAGTTCCTAACACAACGAAGGACAGTACAGAGGGacgattattaaaaatgtatcccCCCTGGGGAGATATTGGGTTAGAAATCGTTGttagtaaatatgtttatgatTACTTAAAATAGTGAAATTAGAGATAAAATTatctactattttttaaaataaaataatagtacataattttttctccaattcgtttaatttttttcagacTTCTGAAGAACTTCAAAAagtaattaactaaaaaataagttatgacTGATTTATGCAGTATATTAATAGGAGATATCATGCATTGAGttgaaaatataagaaacatGTGTATACGTGTGTATAAGCttagtttttaaatagttttaaaattttaatttactggcTTTGTGcgcgtctgggtagttaccacccatTCAACATTTATTCTACTTCACTACTGCGTTGCGGTTaaaacggtgagtgagccactgtaattacaggcacaagatacatCGGACAGAGATGcgatatataatcataaaaatatatatgtatatacgttctaacaaaaaaaatcaccaaaaaagaaaagaaaaaagaatataacagaaaaaatatgAGATTTGTTAAACAATGATTCGTGTCCTAAATAGGcgtaccattcagcttccaacttggttaatatttatacattaaataaataataatagtattaggagaaggcttggagcatattccgctACGCTACTATTTATTTCacctaaagtaaaaaaaaatactagcgatgaactcaataatattaaaccTATACTGTATCTCTATTCTTAAATATCCTTCAAAAAATAAAGCATTATCCTAcgtagaaaaaagaaaaatatcatcGAGTTAAACATATGACTGAAATATATGaaactgtttaaaaaataattgtcacaTTTATAGTCATATCACTGGTACTTGAGTGTCCACGTGTATGTTAATTAGAAACGGTAAAAAATACAGAAAGCAAAAGTAAGTTAAGAGCTTTGACTTCATTACGGTTAAGTTATATAACTCATAATACCAAtcatttaattagaaaaagGTGTGTCATGCGGGAATTGATGTGGAATGTTGTGCGTGCCggtaaaaaacttaaaaactcGTTATGCATAATAATTTCTTTTCTTAATAACAGTTTCAAAATAAGTAGGAAATATTCTTcgtaaaaatcatattaaagttattttacggcctttttatcatttaaatcacattattatatttatttacataaatcgCACGCGCTTTCGTCATCGTGTTAAATGATTAAGCAATCGATATGATATTGATGCGCCTATGCTTTTTTTTTGGGGCACACGTTAAGTAACCGGTAATAGAATTAATTCAGATAATATTATGTCCGTTAGAAAAGGAAAGACGATCATAACCTGTTCTTTGCACTCGATTTCTATCATTTTAAAACACGAAATATACGAcacaactatataaatatagatggaAATAGCCGAAACTACGCAAACAAGCCCAGCTTGTTGTGGAATACACAACTTTATTAGAGTGGCCAGCTTTTAGCTAAACAATATGGCTACCCTTGTGAGTTAATGCTTATGacgaagttatattttattttaatacagatatttcatttttatttttatttttacagacgAAATTGACAGCCTTAGCTATCCTTTTAAATAGCTGCTACGCAGGTTTTTTACATGGACACAATCATCAAGAAGATCATAGCAATGGTTACCCAGCGGCACCACTTTCCAGCTTATTCTCAGCATCTTCTTCAAATGCCTTAGCATCGTCAAGTTTCTCTCCCAGTTCATTTCCAGTTGGATCTCTACCATCTGCTACTTATTCTGGTGACAGTCATATAGGAAGTGGTCACTCGAACGTATTTGGACATGAAGAAAGTGGTCACTCAAACGGATTTGGACATGTAGAAAGTGGTCACTCGAGTGGATTCGGACATGTAGAAAGTGGTCACTCGAATGGATTTGGACATGTAGAAAGTGGTCACTCGAGTGGATTCGGACACGTAGAAAGTGGTCACTCAAGTGGATTAAATGCTGGCCTTATCGGTAGTGGTCATTCCAATGGATATGATTCTGGTGTTATTGGAAGTGGATTCAGTACTGGTCTTGGTGGAAGTGGCCAATTAAGTGGATTTGGTGGGGCTAATAGTGGTTTCGGTACAGCGGGACTCACTGATGTTTCTGTTGGAAGCAATGCATTTGGATCAGGATTACCTGGCGCAAGTTTTTCCGCGCCAGTTGGTGCTGGAGCTGCTCTTCCTGGTTCAGCAATTTTTGGAAATGATGCACCTCCTGCAGGACCAAAAGCTCCAGTTATCACTGAAATTCATGGCCTTGCTAACAATAATGGTGCTCCTACAAAATACCGTGTTCGTGATGAAACTTACCAAGTATTTCGTGACGTAACACACAGAGTTCCCCAACCAGTTCCCGTACCGGTTCCTCAAACTGTTCAAATTCCTGTTCCACAGCCTTACCCTGTTCAGGTCCCTGTTGTAAGAAACATCCCCGTTCCCGTTGTCAAGATTCAGCACGTGAAAGTCGACAGACCCGTACCTTACCCCgtagaaaaaattgtaaaagtgcCAGTTGAGAAAGTTGTTCATGTGCCAGTCGACCACCCTGTGCCAGTTGAGAAAATCGTCGAAGTGCCCGTTGTAAAACTTGTCAAAGTTCCAGTCCATGTCGTGAAGAATTACCCAGTACCCTTGTTCAAGACTGTTCACCATAAGGCCCACTCCAGCCACGGTCAAAGCTATGGCCATGGTTACGGCCATGGTCACGGTCACGGCCATGGTCACGGCCACGGACATGGATTGTCCCTGTGGTAAACCAATGGTtagaatgaatattaaatac from Vanessa atalanta chromosome 14, ilVanAtal1.2, whole genome shotgun sequence includes:
- the LOC125068981 gene encoding chorion protein S38-like, giving the protein MATLTKLTALAILLNSCYAGFLHGHNHQEDHSNGYPAAPLSSLFSASSSNALASSSFSPSSFPVGSLPSATYSGAGLIGSGHSNGYDSGVIGSGFSTGLGGSGQLSGFGGANSGFGTAGLTDVSVGSNAFGSGLPGASFSAPVGAGAALPGSAIFGNDAPPAGPKAPVITEIHGLANNNGAPTKYRVRDETYQVFRDVTHRVPQPVPVPVPQTVQIPVPQPYPVQVPVVRNIPVPVVKIQHVKVDRPVPYPVEKIVKVPVEKVVHVPVDHPVPVEKIVEVPVVKLVKVPVHVVKNYPVPLFKTVHHKAHSSHGQSYGHGYGHGHGHGHGHGHGHGLSLW